The Candidatus Gracilibacteria bacterium genome has a window encoding:
- a CDS encoding GGDEF domain-containing protein — MGQFNEDIAIMDAANDYLSFRELAYEIFTSLFRVLPEELSKGCDRKIVYHIGLTVPSRKANPVAYIVSRLIRGYYEASRGDESIRATLKMESGFENNETLLPITLSEVVNKRKIETIIGYIDAPISWHPSLGLAIGVIEQQLMRFRGILDKNHLSDIAHIDQLTGLANRRSLNKSFRGLLRAGDSFSVGIIDIDHFKSVNDTYGHKVGDEVLRFLGKSLRGFFEKLPQATVGRFGGEEFLVIIPGEDKSQLEMRLSEFQAYVAKEYITWRKDKNCPTTLTVSGGTSDTSDIVQGEITVNKKQGELLQKADAALYGAKNTGRNQILSWNVAAHDELLKEKAGVHIEGNRALRDNK; from the coding sequence ATGGGTCAATTTAACGAAGATATTGCGATTATGGATGCAGCGAATGATTATTTATCATTCAGGGAACTGGCATATGAGATTTTTACTTCACTTTTTAGAGTATTACCAGAGGAGCTTTCGAAATGATGTGATAGAAAAATAGTGTATCATATTGGTCTCACAGTTCCTTCCCGAAAGGCCAATCCTGTCGCCTACATTGTCTCGCGGTTGATTCGAGGATATTATGAAGCAAGTCGGTGAGATGAAAGTATTCGTGCAACTCTCAAGATGGAATCATGATTTGAAAATAATGAGACATTATTACCTATCACACTTTCAGAAGTGGTGAATAAAAGAAAAATAGAGACAATCATATGATATATTGATGCCCCAATATCATGGCATCCTAGTTTGGGGCTTGCTATCGGAGTTATTGAACAGCAATTAATGCGCTTTCGTGGTATACTTGACAAAAATCATCTCTCAGATATTGCTCATATTGATCAATTGACAGGATTAGCAAACCGAAGAAGCTTAAATAAATCTTTCCGATGACTCTTACGAGCAGGTGATAGTTTTTCTGTTGGTATTATCGATATTGATCATTTTAAGAGTGTAAATGATACATATGGACATAAGGTTGGAGATGAGGTATTGCGATTTTTATGAAAATCTCTCAGAGGTTTCTTCGAGAAATTACCACAGGCAACGGTTGGTAGATTTGGCGGAGAAGAATTTCTCGTCATAATTCCATGAGAAGATAAGTCACAACTAGAAATGCGACTGAGTGAATTTCAGGCATATGTTGCCAAAGAATATATCACATGGAGGAAAGATAAGAATTGCCCCACCACACTTACTGTAAGTTGAGGAACGAGTGATACGAGTGATATTGTACAAGGAGAGATTACTGTGAATAAGAAACAAGGAGAATTGCTTCAGAAGGCTGATGCCGCTCTTTACGGAGCAAAAAATACTGGTCGTAATCAGATTCTTTCTTGGAATGTAGCTGCCCACGATGAATTATTGAAGGAAAAAGCAGGAGTGCATATTGAAGGAAATAGAGCATTACGTGACAATAAGTAA
- a CDS encoding class I SAM-dependent methyltransferase yields MSYDNFATTFSNSRRNHPWPELDYIIEDMRKQGFSSVLDIGCGNGRFLEEIQNSGFKIQNYFGIDSSKGMIAEAQKLHPNHQFEVCPMESLTNYELRTTNYECILFLASFHHLEDRDMRIKTLKQAKELLAPNGRIYMTNWNLLNQERYAKNHRGNGDFDIKIGEFMRYYHGFTVEELAELFEEARLEVVENRIFESRRNTLSIIK; encoded by the coding sequence ATGTCTTACGATAATTTCGCTACCACATTCTCGAACAGCCGAAGAAATCATCCCTGGCCAGAACTCGACTACATCATCGAAGACATGAGAAAACAGGGATTTTCTTCTGTGCTCGACATTGGCTGTGGAAATGGAAGATTCTTGGAAGAAATTCAAAATTCTGGATTCAAAATTCAAAATTATTTTGGAATCGATAGTTCGAAATGAATGATTGCCGAGGCACAGAAACTCCATCCAAATCATCAATTCGAGGTCTGTCCGATGGAATCTCTCACGAACTACGAACTACGAACTACGAACTACGAATGCATACTTTTTCTTGCATCATTTCATCATCTCGAAGACCGAGATATGCGCATCAAAACTCTAAAACAAGCAAAAGAACTCCTCGCACCCAATGGAAGAATCTATATGACCAACTGGAATCTCCTCAACCAAGAACGCTACGCGAAAAATCATCGATGAAACGGCGATTTCGATATCAAAATCGGAGAATTCATGCGATACTATCATGGATTCACTGTAGAGGAACTTGCAGAATTATTTGAGGAAGCACGATTGGAAGTGGTTGAGAATAGAATATTCGAGAGTAGGAGAAATACGCTCTCCATCATCAAATAA
- a CDS encoding S1 RNA-binding domain-containing protein yields the protein MSDFSKDLQTATPVHSFNVGEIVAGSVVVANQKMILVDLDGQFTGIITGSHMHSSTEDTSDIQPGTRIESIIIGDDAHSGLIHLSLRKASQAKLIEKLHTNFDTKEIITVIPNEANKGGLLIDLDGIKGFIPVSQLTPSHYPRVEGANPEKILEHLNKLVGKPFQVRVINVDQNGKKIIFSEKAAIEEQRAAAMQTIKIGDIVEGHVSGILTYGLFVTFNGIEGLVHVSEIDWGHVNNPHKHARIGDKVTVQVIGIEGEKISLSIKRLKPNPWQVLADKYQVGDIIEAPILRLSQFGIFLELDGAISGLIHLSEITPEMMKGLEEKVHVGEMMKARIITFDPIAKRIGLSLKALDPNYVPPAEVPEVPAEALEA from the coding sequence ATGTCAGATTTCTCTAAAGATCTCCAGACAGCCACTCCAGTACACTCATTCAATGTTGGTGAGATTGTTGCAGGTAGTGTAGTTGTTGCGAATCAAAAGATGATTCTCGTCGATCTCGACGGACAATTCACTGGTATCATTACTGGTTCTCATATGCACTCTTCTACAGAAGATACATCTGATATCCAACCTGGTACTCGTATCGAGTCTATCATCATTGGTGATGATGCTCACTCTGGTCTTATTCACCTTTCTCTCCGTAAGGCAAGCCAGGCAAAACTTATCGAAAAACTTCATACGAATTTCGATACAAAAGAAATTATTACTGTTATTCCGAACGAAGCAAACAAGGGAGGTCTTCTTATTGATCTCGATGGAATCAAGGGATTTATCCCAGTTTCTCAGCTCACTCCAAGCCACTATCCACGTGTCGAAGGAGCAAACCCAGAAAAGATTCTTGAGCACCTCAACAAGCTCGTTGGAAAGCCATTCCAGGTTCGTGTTATCAATGTTGACCAGAACGGAAAGAAGATCATCTTCTCTGAGAAGGCAGCCATCGAAGAACAGCGCGCAGCAGCAATGCAGACAATCAAGATTGGTGACATCGTCGAAGGACATGTTTCTGGTATCCTTACTTACGGTCTCTTCGTGACATTCAATGGTATCGAAGGTCTCGTACACGTATCAGAAATCGACTGGGGACATGTGAACAATCCACACAAGCACGCCCGTATCGGTGACAAGGTAACCGTTCAGGTTATTGGTATCGAAGGAGAAAAGATTTCTCTCTCTATCAAGCGCCTCAAGCCAAATCCATGGCAAGTTCTCGCTGATAAGTACCAAGTTGGTGATATCATCGAAGCTCCAATCCTTCGTCTTTCTCAGTTCGGAATCTTCCTTGAACTCGACGGTGCTATTTCTGGACTTATTCACCTCTCTGAGATTACTCCTGAGATGATGAAGGGTCTCGAAGAAAAGGTTCATGTTGGTGAGATGATGAAGGCTCGTATTATTACTTTCGATCCAATCGCAAAGCGTATCGGTCTCTCTCTCAAGGCACTTGATCCAAACTACGTACCTCCAGCAGAAGTTCCAGAAGTTCCAGCAGAAGCGCTCGAAGCGTAA
- the era gene encoding GTPase Era → MPKVGYVAIIGRPNAGKSTLINALIGEKVSAISHRPQTTQRTIPGIFTDEEKGIQIIFLDTPGIHHHGGEQYGSQKAYEINERINSEAFSSLRDADVIVRLLDPTRPYGDEDIRIDTLLEKIPQPVLRIETKQDMDTKSYPQKGVDLRIDSVARTGFEELTQKIAEMLPEGPFLYDADYYTVQTMDLRISEIIREQLFQELGDEIPYACYVDIEQIENEDPTLMKVQAYINVEADSQKVIVIGKGGKKIQNIGTKSRLILEDIFGKKIFLALRVKVDKNWRKNSKVLERLFPKK, encoded by the coding sequence ATGCCAAAAGTCTGATATGTCGCCATCATCGGCCGACCCAATGCTGGAAAATCCACCCTCATCAATGCGCTCATCGGAGAAAAAGTCAGTGCTATTTCTCATCGCCCGCAAACAACTCAACGAACCATTCCTGGGATTTTCACCGACGAAGAGAAATGAATCCAAATTATTTTTCTCGACACTCCGGGAATCCACCACCACGGAGGTGAACAATATGGCAGCCAGAAAGCTTATGAGATCAACGAGCGCATCAATTCTGAAGCTTTTTCGTCTCTCCGTGATGCGGACGTCATCGTGCGACTTCTCGACCCGACTCGCCCCTACGGTGATGAGGATATCCGCATCGACACGCTTCTCGAAAAGATTCCCCAACCCGTTCTTCGCATCGAAACCAAACAAGATATGGATACGAAGAGTTATCCACAAAAATGAGTCGACCTTCGCATTGATTCCGTCGCACGAACAGGATTCGAGGAACTGACACAGAAAATAGCGGAAATGCTTCCTGAAGGGCCATTTCTCTATGATGCCGACTATTACACTGTCCAGACAATGGATCTTCGTATTTCAGAGATTATTCGTGAACAACTCTTCCAGGAATTGGGCGACGAGATCCCTTATGCTTGCTATGTCGATATTGAGCAAATAGAAAATGAGGATCCGACGCTCATGAAAGTCCAAGCCTATATCAATGTAGAAGCCGATTCTCAGAAAGTCATCGTCATCGGAAAATGAGGGAAAAAGATACAAAATATTGGAACCAAGTCCCGACTCATCCTCGAAGATATTTTCGGAAAAAAGATATTCCTCGCACTGCGCGTGAAAGTCGATAAAAACTGGAGAAAGAATTCGAAAGTTCTGGAAAGATTATTTCCTAAGAAATAG
- a CDS encoding elongation factor P, with protein sequence MITALKARTGTVLRIDGGLFLVVKHEMRRGGRGATNVAMRLKNLIIGNTQDKVMDSEEKLEDVVLERAKAEFLYQSGDDFSFMNQDTYETVDLHADDVGDAAVYLKEGLVVDLQTFEGKFIGIVLPLRVTLQVVEADPSVAGNTADGKVDKLVKLETGLELRVPGFINQDESIVINTETGEYLERAK encoded by the coding sequence ATGATTACAGCTCTTAAGGCTCGTACAGGTACTGTACTTCGAATTGATGGTGGACTTTTTCTCGTAGTAAAGCACGAAATGCGTCGTGGTGGTCGTGGAGCAACCAACGTTGCAATGCGTCTCAAGAATCTCATCATCGGAAATACTCAGGATAAGGTAATGGACTCTGAAGAAAAGCTTGAGGATGTTGTTCTCGAACGTGCAAAGGCAGAATTTCTCTACCAATCAGGTGATGATTTTTCTTTCATGAATCAGGATACATACGAGACAGTCGATCTCCATGCGGATGATGTGGGTGATGCTGCAGTATATCTCAAAGAAGGTCTTGTAGTAGATCTCCAGACTTTCGAAGGGAAGTTCATCGGTATCGTTCTCCCACTTCGTGTCACACTTCAGGTAGTTGAAGCTGATCCATCTGTAGCAGGTAATACTGCTGATGGAAAAGTGGACAAGCTCGTGAAGCTCGAAACTGGACTCGAACTTCGTGTTCCAGGATTCATTAACCAAGATGAGTCAATCGTTATCAATACTGAAACTGGTGAATATCTCGAACGCGCAAAATAG
- a CDS encoding DUF87 domain-containing protein codes for MPVPTLTELVEKNYTGDVEGLESPQDSFVLPKEAVVEDVEVASIVDKIPNKPIINFSDPDKKLTKEEALELKETEREYKEALAYVKDMIAPAMMRIDATKLQIGDTYVRTIFTYAYPDVLEGNWLSPLINWDVKFDVSMFVYPVDSDRVMRFLRKRLTQLRSQYAINREKGLIGDPHLDAQIQDVEELQVSLTRGQEKYFHLSLYITTYAESEDEMKKLSNTLDVMLSGRNILTKQAYLRAEQGFIATGPFARDEVNVYRNISTKGLSTTFPFSSNSLSQDDGIFYGINTHNNSLIIFDRFQTENANMCVFAKSGGGKSFAVKLEILRALMLGTDVIVLDPENEYRALVDTVGGTYLNINLNSDERINPFDLPRALKDTDAHPGDLLRGAVVNMLGLLHLMLGVITPMEEALLEKALITTYSLKGITMEDDNIEGKEIPLMKDLLSVLETMDGARGLVERLDKYVNGIFSGVFSQLTNVDLKEGLVVFSVRDLDEILRPIAMYILLNYVWNVVRSSEKKRLLVVDEAWNIMQYEDSAKFLFGLVKRARKYGLGVTTITQDVEDFMTNQYGKAIVTNSSIQLLLKQSPASIDVLQDIFKLTEQEKYILLNASVGTGLFFAGGEHVGIQILSSYFEEKIITTKPNV; via the coding sequence ATGCCCGTTCCTACACTTACAGAACTTGTCGAGAAAAATTATACAGGAGATGTCGAATGACTCGAATCTCCTCAGGATTCTTTTGTATTGCCAAAAGAAGCGGTTGTCGAAGATGTCGAAGTAGCTTCGATAGTTGATAAAATTCCCAACAAACCAATTATCAATTTTTCTGATCCAGATAAGAAACTCACAAAAGAAGAAGCACTTGAACTCAAGGAAACAGAACGAGAATACAAGGAAGCACTTGCATATGTGAAGGATATGATTGCTCCTGCTATGATGCGTATCGACGCAACCAAGCTCCAAATCGGAGATACGTATGTGCGTACGATTTTTACGTATGCTTATCCCGATGTACTCGAAGGGAATTGGCTTTCGCCTCTCATCAACTGGGATGTGAAATTCGACGTGTCGATGTTTGTCTATCCTGTCGATAGTGATCGTGTGATGCGTTTCTTGCGCAAACGTCTCACACAGCTACGTTCTCAATATGCCATCAATCGTGAGAAGGGGCTTATCGGAGATCCACACCTCGATGCCCAGATTCAAGATGTAGAGGAGCTTCAGGTTTCACTCACTCGTGGTCAGGAGAAATATTTCCATCTTTCGCTCTATATCACAACGTATGCGGAAAGTGAAGATGAGATGAAAAAACTGTCGAATACACTCGATGTGATGCTCTCAGGACGCAATATCCTCACGAAACAAGCGTATCTCCGTGCTGAACAAGGATTTATCGCGACAGGACCATTTGCTCGTGACGAAGTGAATGTATATAGAAATATTTCTACAAAAGGTCTTTCTACGACATTTCCATTCAGTTCGAATTCGCTTTCGCAAGATGATGGGATTTTCTATGGAATCAATACACACAATAATTCTCTCATTATTTTCGATCGATTCCAGACTGAGAATGCGAATATGTGTGTCTTCGCAAAATCCGGTTGAGGAAAATCGTTCGCTGTAAAGCTGGAGATTCTTCGTGCACTCATGCTTGGAACAGATGTTATCGTTCTTGATCCTGAGAATGAGTACCGTGCTCTCGTAGATACGGTTGGTGGAACATATCTGAATATCAACCTGAATTCCGATGAACGTATCAATCCATTCGATCTTCCACGAGCATTGAAGGATACAGATGCTCATCCTGGAGATCTTCTTCGTGGTGCAGTCGTGAATATGCTGGGGCTTTTGCATCTCATGCTCGGAGTGATTACTCCGATGGAAGAAGCATTGCTCGAAAAAGCGCTTATCACAACGTATTCGCTGAAGGGAATTACGATGGAAGATGATAATATCGAAGGGAAAGAAATTCCTCTCATGAAGGATCTTCTCTCAGTGCTCGAGACGATGGATGGTGCACGCTGACTCGTCGAACGCTTGGATAAATATGTGAATGGTATTTTCTCTGGCGTATTTTCTCAGCTCACGAATGTGGATCTGAAGGAAGGACTGGTAGTATTCTCAGTACGTGATCTGGATGAGATACTTCGCCCGATTGCCATGTATATTCTCCTGAACTATGTCTGGAATGTAGTGCGTTCGAGTGAGAAAAAACGCCTCCTCGTTGTGGATGAAGCATGGAATATCATGCAGTATGAGGATAGTGCAAAATTCCTCTTCGGTCTCGTGAAGCGCGCCCGAAAATATGGACTTGGAGTGACGACGATTACTCAGGATGTTGAGGATTTCATGACGAATCAATACGGAAAAGCGATTGTGACGAACTCATCGATCCAACTTCTCCTGAAGCAATCACCTGCTTCTATCGATGTCCTTCAGGATATATTCAAACTGACAGAACAGGAGAAGTACATTCTTCTGAATGCTTCTGTTGGTACTGGACTCTTCTTTGCTGGAGGGGAACATGTGGGTATTCAGATTCTCTCATCCTACTTCGAAGAGAAAATTATTACTACGAAACCAAACGTCTAA
- a CDS encoding PP2C family protein-serine/threonine phosphatase: protein MLHKILPIIVLLLVGLDTIFLMGLSGSSFSKDIIQYFPSWSIIFIILQLPILYGIVYFGYIGPVQRLNQSIARFMTGTEEEPSVTANAWSKGMNHVIEFFVKSLQILKIFKQELRDGRKLRSEVEIASEIQRHVIANEETTIPSLEVALATTPASEVGGDSLDIITGIDNNYYIYVGDVTGHGVPSGFVMMMVNALISAFATEETNGARILAETNRILKPRIKQNMMMTCIMLRWNETEKKLYYTGAGHEHLLVYKATEQKVYKIKSGGVALGMVRDSSKILKEQQILFDKNDIIILYTDGITEARLHSEQNGMLFGIDRIVKSIMDVQVKTAENIFRQITIDLSAFMGYRHKQYDDITLFVARFLGTDAKGVTLSDIPRDIDRSLITEWNWGQPINQKTNEQNGVSTPQNS, encoded by the coding sequence ATGCTTCACAAAATTCTTCCCATTATCGTTCTTCTTCTTGTTGGTCTTGATACCATCTTTTTGATGGGATTATCTGGAAGCAGCTTTTCGAAAGATATTATCCAATACTTTCCTTCATGGTCCATTATATTTATCATACTTCAACTTCCCATTTTGTATGGAATTGTGTACTTCGGATATATCGGACCTGTGCAACGGTTGAATCAGAGTATTGCACGATTCATGACAGGAACAGAAGAAGAACCAAGTGTTACAGCCAATGCATGGAGTAAGGGAATGAATCATGTGATTGAATTTTTCGTGAAGAGCCTCCAGATTCTGAAGATATTCAAACAAGAACTTCGTGATGGAAGAAAACTTCGTTCCGAAGTGGAAATTGCGAGTGAGATTCAGCGCCATGTGATCGCCAATGAGGAAACAACAATTCCGTCGCTAGAAGTCGCACTTGCTACTACTCCAGCTTCGGAAGTGGGATGAGATAGTCTCGATATTATTACAGGAATAGATAATAATTATTATATCTATGTTGGTGATGTCACTGGACATGGTGTTCCGAGTGGTTTTGTCATGATGATGGTGAATGCTCTGATTTCCGCATTTGCTACGGAAGAAACAAACGGTGCTCGTATTCTCGCCGAAACAAATCGTATCTTGAAGCCTCGTATCAAGCAGAATATGATGATGACCTGTATCATGCTTCGCTGGAATGAGACAGAAAAAAAACTCTACTATACTGGTGCTGGACATGAACATCTTCTCGTCTACAAAGCTACCGAACAAAAAGTATATAAAATCAAGTCTGGATGAGTGGCACTCGGTATGGTGCGCGATTCTTCCAAGATTCTCAAAGAACAACAAATTCTCTTCGACAAGAATGATATTATTATTCTCTATACTGATGGTATTACGGAGGCGCGTCTTCATTCTGAACAAAATGGAATGCTTTTCGGTATTGATCGTATTGTCAAATCAATTATGGATGTTCAGGTAAAAACAGCGGAAAATATTTTTCGCCAGATTACGATTGATCTTTCCGCATTTATGGGGTATCGACATAAACAATATGATGATATCACGCTTTTTGTAGCACGATTTCTCGGAACCGATGCGAAATGAGTGACCCTCAGTGATATTCCTCGAGACATTGATCGGAGTCTCATCACTGAATGGAATTGGTGACAACCAATCAATCAAAAAACCAATGAGCAAAATGGAGTTTCCACCCCACAAAATAGTTAA
- a CDS encoding type IV secretory system conjugative DNA transfer family protein has translation MRLYSIILGCILFLLKIESSFAIVTRPATASEKESSGFFSDFSTSFGSFLSIVWNFLLFVLIVWFLIKVMRMTYEVLMANRLVYLKVTLPRADSKLDKEKETKKDFKEKVGIMSVFYKSVHNLTQSSAWDTVMNVIFRHAKISLEIMYHDGMVHFYVIGYREHVALVIQQITSNYPDAEVKLINKKDFPEIKPLGFTLQAATVGKNTDDVFPIKTYKYFEDDPLSTFTNNFGSLKKTDIASIQFVVKPLGHRWNRKAKKAAGLLAKGEYKKGIKSGLFMTIIKGILAPISWLLYRFIKNEADPSSMAPGASSGDAYKIFNQAETESQKMVGESAGQPGFECSIRILVASDTSASAKNALSSLVAATNVFTDEYNNQLDNPQMMEDPLRFFFTPIRYFAYQYRLLGVLQSVSRFSCDEMSTMFHFPDINYNKSPIISWLEYKMLAPPANLKFPKEPLILKDYKRDKDGNIYTDDGSLLRVDKNKNLYRDENKDLELVGGMKVSVYKDGENIGKPIDAGKTPIQIDEHRKMQGFPLYKDGVLMGWNEYRNNKTPIYFMKKDRGRHQYIIGKSGGGKSVFIGYLARQDLWNGDGLCVIDPHGDLVEDVVAFTPKERAKDMIVFDPADYERPMGLNMLDIIATDPALRGIEKDRAALDATSIFIKMYGDEIFGPRIQHYFRNGCLTLMDDEDEGGTLIDVPRLFTDEAFMKYKTSKIKNVMVKSFWEHEYAQTGDREKQEMIPFFSAKFGPFITNTTMRNIIGQTKSAFNLRQVMDEQKVLMVNLSKGRIGDLNAQLLGLIMVSKINMAAMSRADMPEDQRKDFYLYVDEFQNFATDTFGEILSEARKYRLALIMAHQFIAQIGGSGDKYGKGGGKPSIKDAVFGNAGTIMSFKVGAEDAEYLEKEYAPLLSQQDIIGIANFTTYCKLNIDNASTRPFDLKTIWDNTYKNPEVSKIIKEYSRKMYGRKKEYVDMEIEARMGIIRDEPDNSSSSPDSSSS, from the coding sequence ATGCGTTTGTATTCCATAATTCTTGGTTGTATTCTTTTTCTCTTGAAAATAGAGTCTTCTTTTGCTATTGTAACTCGTCCAGCAACAGCATCAGAAAAAGAATCTTCAGGATTTTTTTCCGATTTTTCCACTTCTTTTGGAAGTTTTTTATCCATCGTTTGGAACTTTCTTCTTTTTGTTTTGATTGTATGGTTTCTGATCAAGGTGATGCGCATGACATATGAAGTGCTCATGGCGAATCGACTTGTCTATCTCAAAGTTACTCTTCCTCGTGCTGATTCCAAACTCGACAAAGAAAAAGAAACAAAAAAAGATTTCAAAGAAAAAGTGGGAATCATGTCCGTCTTCTACAAGAGTGTACATAATCTCACGCAATCGAGCGCTTGGGATACGGTGATGAATGTGATTTTTCGCCATGCCAAAATTTCCCTAGAGATTATGTATCACGATGGTATGGTACATTTCTATGTTATTGGCTACAGAGAACACGTTGCGCTTGTGATTCAGCAAATCACTTCGAATTATCCGGATGCGGAAGTCAAACTCATCAATAAGAAGGATTTTCCAGAAATTAAACCACTTGGTTTCACACTTCAGGCCGCGACAGTAGGCAAAAATACAGATGACGTTTTCCCGATTAAGACATATAAATATTTCGAAGATGATCCACTTTCGACATTTACGAACAATTTTGGTTCACTCAAGAAAACGGATATCGCTAGTATACAGTTTGTCGTGAAACCTCTGGGACATCGTTGGAATCGAAAAGCAAAAAAAGCAGCCTGATTGCTTGCAAAATGAGAGTATAAAAAATGAATAAAATCAGGACTTTTTATGACGATTATCAAAGGAATTCTTGCTCCAATTTCTTGGCTTCTGTACCGGTTTATCAAAAATGAAGCAGATCCATCATCTATGGCGCCATGAGCATCGAGCGGTGATGCTTATAAGATATTCAATCAAGCAGAAACAGAATCACAGAAAATGGTGGGGGAAAGTGCGGGCCAGCCTGGTTTTGAATGTTCTATTCGGATTCTAGTCGCGTCTGATACGAGCGCATCAGCAAAGAATGCGCTTTCGAGTCTTGTGGCTGCAACCAATGTCTTCACTGACGAGTATAATAATCAGCTCGACAATCCACAGATGATGGAAGATCCACTTCGTTTTTTCTTTACACCAATTCGTTATTTCGCGTATCAGTATAGATTGCTCGGTGTACTTCAGAGCGTGAGTCGATTTTCTTGTGATGAGATGTCGACTATGTTTCATTTTCCAGATATCAACTACAACAAGTCACCGATTATTTCGTGGCTCGAATACAAGATGCTGGCTCCTCCAGCGAATCTGAAATTTCCGAAAGAACCATTGATTCTGAAGGATTATAAACGGGATAAAGATGGGAATATCTATACGGATGATGGTTCGCTTCTCCGTGTGGATAAAAATAAAAATCTCTATCGTGATGAAAATAAAGATCTGGAGCTTGTCGGAGGCATGAAAGTAAGTGTCTACAAAGATGGTGAAAATATCGGAAAGCCGATTGATGCGGGGAAAACGCCAATTCAGATTGATGAACATCGAAAGATGCAAGGATTTCCACTCTACAAGGATGGAGTTCTGATGGGATGGAATGAATATCGCAACAATAAGACACCGATCTATTTCATGAAAAAAGATCGAGGACGACACCAATATATTATCGGTAAATCCGGTTGAGGTAAGTCGGTATTTATCGGTTATCTCGCGCGTCAGGATCTCTGGAATGGTGATGGGCTCTGTGTGATTGATCCACATGGTGATCTCGTTGAAGATGTTGTCGCTTTTACACCAAAAGAACGTGCAAAAGACATGATTGTTTTTGATCCAGCAGATTACGAACGTCCAATGGGACTCAATATGCTCGATATTATTGCAACCGATCCAGCTCTTCGTGGTATCGAAAAAGACCGTGCTGCGCTGGATGCAACTTCTATTTTCATCAAGATGTATGGTGATGAGATTTTCGGGCCACGCATTCAGCATTATTTCCGTAATGGATGTCTCACACTCATGGATGATGAAGACGAATGAGGAACGCTGATTGATGTTCCACGACTTTTCACGGATGAAGCATTCATGAAGTACAAGACTTCGAAAATCAAGAATGTGATGGTGAAATCCTTTTGGGAACATGAATATGCTCAGACCGGAGATCGAGAAAAACAAGAGATGATTCCATTTTTCTCAGCAAAATTCGGACCATTCATCACGAATACGACGATGCGTAATATCATCGGTCAGACAAAATCTGCCTTCAATCTTCGCCAAGTGATGGATGAACAAAAAGTACTCATGGTGAATCTCTCGAAGTGACGAATCGGAGATCTCAATGCACAACTTCTAGGTCTGATCATGGTATCGAAAATCAATATGGCAGCGATGAGTCGTGCCGATATGCCAGAAGATCAACGTAAGGATTTTTATCTCTATGTGGATGAATTCCAGAATTTCGCCACAGACACATTCGGAGAAATCCTTTCTGAAGCTCGAAAATATCGACTCGCGCTCATCATGGCACACCAATTCATCGCACAGATTGGTGGCTCGGGAGATAAATATGGAAAAGGAGGAGGGAAGCCATCTATCAAAGATGCAGTATTCGGAAATGCAGGTACAATTATGTCATTCAAGGTGGGGGCAGAAGATGCTGAATATCTCGAAAAAGAGTATGCACCACTCCTCTCGCAACAGGATATTATCGGTATTGCGAACTTCACGACGTATTGCAAACTCAATATCGACAATGCATCGACTCGACCGTTCGATCTTAAGACTATTTGGGATAATACATACAAAAATCCTGAAGTCTCAAAAATCATCAAAGAATATTCTCGCAAGATGTATGGTCGAAAAAAAGAATATGTCGATATGGAAATCGAAGCCCGAATGGGTATAATTCGGGATGAACCAGATAATTCGTCATCTTCTCCTGATAGTAGCAGCTCCTAA